The following proteins are encoded in a genomic region of Dokdonia donghaensis DSW-1:
- a CDS encoding YqaE/Pmp3 family membrane protein: protein MSIWRVLLAIFFPPLSVIGKGCGSVLIVFLLWLCGWVPGVIAALVILNNPKN, encoded by the coding sequence ATGAGTATCTGGCGTGTCTTACTAGCCATCTTTTTTCCGCCCCTTTCTGTTATAGGTAAAGGGTGTGGGTCTGTATTAATAGTTTTCTTACTTTGGCTCTGTGGCTGGGTGCCTGGCGTGATTGCAGCACTCGTTATTTTAAACAATCCCAAAAATTAA